CATAACTACCTTTTCTTCGGTTAAGTCTCTGCGAAAAGCAGTTTCAACCATAAGCAAATGTTGTTCTACCAAGCGCGCCACGTTTTCTGCTTCTTCTTCTGTAAAGCCGAGTCGTTTAGCAATATCTCTAGCCACTTTCGCTCCAGTAACTGCATGTCCCCTTCCCTGTCCTTTGGTAATATCATGCAATAATCCTGCCAAAAAAAGAACTTCTTCGTTTTCTACGTGTTTCCAGAAAGTAGGTTCTTCCCTTTTTAAATTTGCAAGTTCTTGTACGGTAAGGATTAAGTGTTCATCTAGGGGATGAATGTGGTAAACATCAAATTGGGTAAGCCCGAGAACCCTTTTAAACTCGGGCAAAATATCAAGAAGAACCCCTGTGTCCCGCATGCTTCGCAATGCCAAGGCGGCGTGGGGTTTTGTCAACATTTTTGTAAAAATTTTTCCTTCAAAACTTACAAGGCGATTTGATGGGAAGTTTTCCTTAAGAAAAATACGGGTGAGGTTATGGAGTTTTAAGCCTGTTTCAGCTTGCAGCAAAAAGAGATGCAATAAATAAGAAGGGTCTATCAAAGCCCTTTCGCGATAGGTCAGATGAATCCGGCCAGATAAAATCTCAAAGCCCTCATGCAAGATCTCTCGTTCTTTTGAACTAAGCCCCAGGGTTATCTCAACGTGGTCAAAAAGGGCTTCGGCAGCTTCGTTTATATTTTTCATGGCGCGATAAACACAGGTCATAAATTTTTCAATGGCGGTTTCGGCACGGGTGCCAAAGCCCATCTTAAGGGCAATAAGAGGCTGGTATTCGAAATAAAGCCTATCTTCTTTTCTTTTGGCCAAAAGGTGTAATTCTTCGCGCACACAAAGTAAGAAATTGACGGAATTTTTCAAAATAAGCCTTTCGGCATGAGAGATAAGACCTGCGCGTTCCATTTCGCGTAAATCGTTCAACCCAAAAAGAACCCTGGCTGTCCACAACAAAAAATGATAGTCCCTAAGCCCCCCAAGGCCTTCTTTGATATTCGGCTCAAGAAGAAAGGAATCTTCCTGATAGACCTTAAGGCGCTTTTCACGGACTTCTCTTAGGGCCAGAAAAATTTCTTTGCGTCTGCCTGAAATAAGTTGTTTTTCAAAAAGAGAAACAAATTTTTGGTAAAGCTTTTTAGAGCCCGCCACCAAACGCATGGAAAGAAGCGCAGTAAGGAAGGGTAAATCTTCCCGGGCATCGTGAAAAACTTCTTCTAAGGTGAGCACACGGTAGCCAACATCGAAGTTGCGATCCCACAGGGGATAAATAATGCTTTCAACCGTTTGGGTAAGGATCTTTTCGTCAAGTTCTTCGTGAAGGAAAAGTAGGTCAAGATCAGAATAAGGACAAAGAGTCTTGCGCCCGTAGCCCCCAATTGCTATGAGAGAAAGGGGTTTTCGGCGCAAGCTATTGGGGAATAGACTTTTTATGAGTCTGTCTATTTCTTTGGTGCGGCCCAACACCTGCGGTTTGGCCACACCAAAGTCTTTTAACGCTTCCTCAGCATAGGCCATTAAACGGCCTCCGGACCCCTTTCCCCGGTACGGATACGAATGACATCTTCCACCGGCAGGATAAAAATCTTGCCGTCGCCGATTTTCCCGGTGCGTGCACTGTTGATAATGGTTTCTACGACTTTTTCCACCTGGTCATCATCTACAATCAATTCTATCTTTACCTTGGGAAGAAAATCCACGATGTACTCTGCACCGCGGTAAATCTCCCGATGACCCTTCTGGCGCCCAAAACCTTTCACTTCGCTTACAGTCATACCTTTAATACCAATTTCAGCCAGCGCTTCCTTTACCTCTTCCAGTTTAAAAGGCTTGATAATAGCTTCGATTTTTTTCATGCTTCTCCCTCCTAATTTTTAAAAGCACCCTACCGAAATTCAAAAACTATGCCAGCGAAAATTACTCCTGGCCTGAATCCAAAGCCAGGAATCCTGGGGGAAGGCTTTGACATTTATGTAAAGGTTCACCATGTTTTTTGACAATCTTGTTCAGATCTTTGGGGGAAGCGGCTTCTATTTTGAGAATCATCCCTTCCAGAAAAACCAGCGGTTCAAGCACGTTATAACGACGATGAAGGGAAAAAAGATAGGAATTCTCTTTAAGCTCTGTTTTAAGAAGGGGAAGACAAGTGCGTTTAAACACTTCCACCTGAAGAGCATTTATAATTT
The sequence above is drawn from the Thermodesulfatator atlanticus DSM 21156 genome and encodes:
- the glnD gene encoding [protein-PII] uridylyltransferase, translated to MAYAEEALKDFGVAKPQVLGRTKEIDRLIKSLFPNSLRRKPLSLIAIGGYGRKTLCPYSDLDLLFLHEELDEKILTQTVESIIYPLWDRNFDVGYRVLTLEEVFHDAREDLPFLTALLSMRLVAGSKKLYQKFVSLFEKQLISGRRKEIFLALREVREKRLKVYQEDSFLLEPNIKEGLGGLRDYHFLLWTARVLFGLNDLREMERAGLISHAERLILKNSVNFLLCVREELHLLAKRKEDRLYFEYQPLIALKMGFGTRAETAIEKFMTCVYRAMKNINEAAEALFDHVEITLGLSSKEREILHEGFEILSGRIHLTYRERALIDPSYLLHLFLLQAETGLKLHNLTRIFLKENFPSNRLVSFEGKIFTKMLTKPHAALALRSMRDTGVLLDILPEFKRVLGLTQFDVYHIHPLDEHLILTVQELANLKREEPTFWKHVENEEVLFLAGLLHDITKGQGRGHAVTGAKVARDIAKRLGFTEEEAENVARLVEQHLLMVETAFRRDLTEEKVVMDFAMKVGNLPHLNRLYLLTVADSRATGPSAWNSWKASLLQELYLKAEKLFLEGVFSEKRTIPILVEREEILREKFGALVEVLPPCFLLHADIEKLIRGASLLKSYQEAQRELLLDIEEKKGLYQVVVITKDKPGLFANLAGVFTLFHLNIHSARVFTLTDGTVFDIFEVTSPYGEVYWDEFEKTLKLVLAGQKDLDKELNRLKPLVCQLKKPPKAPEIYVNVNNEHSDFFTIIEVFATDRLGLLYRLAKALSKWPVNIERAFIANREDLLTDVFYVRTPEGEKLGEEEIKSLKEYLQNTLNKIFSDKAFSCEQNINQHKEVVV
- a CDS encoding P-II family nitrogen regulator; the protein is MKKIEAIIKPFKLEEVKEALAEIGIKGMTVSEVKGFGRQKGHREIYRGAEYIVDFLPKVKIELIVDDDQVEKVVETIINSARTGKIGDGKIFILPVEDVIRIRTGERGPEAV